In Pongo abelii isolate AG06213 chromosome 18 unlocalized genomic scaffold, NHGRI_mPonAbe1-v2.0_pri chr18_hap1_hsa16_random_utig4-1076, whole genome shotgun sequence, a genomic segment contains:
- the LOC129053930 gene encoding olfactory receptor 7E24-like translates to MNPSSSTSTLRPMARRPRKGTSAPLRQSGSPLFGKRCPNDTDPQNLTDVSIFLLLELSEDPEPQPVVAGLFLSMCLVMVLGNRLIILAVSPDSHLHTPMYFFLSNLSLPDIGFTSTTVPKMIVDIQSHSRVTSYAGCLTQMCLLAISGGMEERHAPECDGL, encoded by the exons ATGAATCCGAGTTCCTCAACATCTACTCTGCGACCTATGGCAAGAAGACCCAGGAAAGGGACATCTGCTCCTCTGAGGCAGAGCGGCTCCCCCCTTTTCG GCAAAAGATGTCCAAACGATACAGACCCACAGAATCTAACAGATGTCTCTATATTCCTCCTCCTCGAACTCTCAGAGGATCCAGAACCGCAGCCGGTCGTCGCTGGGTTGTTCCTATCCATGTGCCTGGTCATGGTGCTGGGGAACCGGCTCATCATCCTGGCCGTCAGCcctgactcccacctccacacccccatgtacttcttcctctccaacctgtccttGCCTGACATCGGTTTCACCTCCACCACGGTccccaagatgattgtggacatCCAATCTCACAGCAGAGTCACCTCCTATGCAGGCTGCCTGACTCAGATGTGTCTCCTGGCCATTTCTGGAGGCATGGAAGAGAGACATGCTCCTGAGTGTGATGGCCTATGA